In one window of Pelosinus sp. IPA-1 DNA:
- a CDS encoding dienelactone hydrolase family protein: MLTYIHHSDTVIVILHEIYGLDEHIMDVCERFSKYEMDVIAPNLMNGREPFSYDQETTAYHYFMNTVGFESAFKQAKEVLHNVRHKYKKVYVLGYSVGATLAWLCSQTGLCDVSIGFYGSRIRDYLEIKPKCPVLLFFPSEEKSFDVDELISRLNNVSNIQVEKLPGEHGFANRFSRNYNEQSSSKAYKEIQSCIKEASILDYKGEI; this comes from the coding sequence ATGTTAACCTATATTCATCATTCTGATACAGTAATTGTCATTCTACATGAAATTTATGGACTTGACGAACATATTATGGATGTATGCGAAAGATTTTCAAAATATGAGATGGATGTTATTGCTCCTAATTTGATGAATGGCAGAGAGCCATTTAGTTATGACCAAGAAACGACGGCTTATCATTATTTTATGAATACTGTTGGTTTTGAAAGTGCATTTAAGCAGGCAAAAGAGGTTCTACATAATGTACGACATAAGTATAAAAAGGTGTATGTGTTGGGGTATAGTGTAGGAGCGACACTTGCTTGGTTGTGTAGTCAAACTGGTTTGTGTGATGTAAGTATCGGATTTTATGGTTCGAGAATACGAGACTATCTTGAGATCAAGCCGAAATGCCCTGTCCTATTGTTTTTTCCTAGTGAAGAAAAATCGTTTGATGTGGATGAATTGATTTCACGGTTAAATAACGTTAGTAATATACAAGTAGAGAAACTACCTGGTGAGCATGGATTTGCTAACCGGTTTTCGCGAAATTATAATGAACAATCGTCAAGTAAAGCTTATAAGGAAATACAATCATGTATTAAAGAAGCGTCCATTTTAGATTACAAAGGAGAAATATAA
- a CDS encoding uracil-DNA glycosylase family protein, with the protein MNDFGYPQICDLCKDVDECNLEVVHPFYEKRVESNIRLMLIGQDPTIFKGRNKVKTVLMLDKENGQISRWLRNIFDDQFDQVSIYATNIVKCTFKVPPSKTLEGGFKYLTPFFKNCKKYVVEEIGLYKPHLVMTLGESTHKLFRTVLDQNNVPQKMQQAFSGNLIRASVQGVSFDYTPCLHIKTFRVADIYGDAVKSFKSGINSYFK; encoded by the coding sequence ATGAATGATTTTGGATATCCCCAAATCTGTGATTTATGCAAGGACGTTGATGAATGTAATTTAGAAGTTGTTCATCCCTTTTACGAAAAACGAGTAGAAAGTAATATACGCCTAATGCTCATAGGGCAAGATCCAACTATTTTTAAAGGCAGAAATAAAGTTAAGACGGTTTTAATGCTTGATAAAGAAAATGGACAAATTTCAAGATGGCTGAGAAATATATTTGATGATCAATTTGACCAAGTTTCTATTTATGCGACAAATATTGTTAAGTGTACGTTTAAAGTTCCACCATCTAAGACGCTAGAGGGAGGGTTTAAGTATTTAACTCCCTTCTTTAAAAATTGTAAGAAGTATGTAGTTGAGGAAATTGGATTGTACAAGCCTCATTTAGTAATGACGTTAGGTGAATCAACTCACAAGTTGTTTAGAACTGTTCTTGATCAGAACAATGTTCCTCAGAAGATGCAACAAGCATTTTCGGGAAATTTAATAAGAGCTTCTGTCCAGGGAGTATCCTTTGATTACACACCTTGCCTACATATAAAAACCTTTAGGGTAGCTGATATCTATGGTGATGCCGTAAAAAGTTTTAAGAGTGGTATAAATTCTTATTTTAAATAA
- a CDS encoding serine hydrolase, which translates to MIKKVTLLFTLLTLVTAQALAASPLEREIKNDLQKFDGRVGVFAQNLKTGRTIEFNKDDIFPSASTSKLVVALATYKYLYPQADSAKASQYDQQIQLMMTVSDNNSFDELLNEMDTDHKDVLSQTVKNLELRKTQIHNEDAFKKYQYHSVTTPYEMGKVFEKIYNDKYLNKGKSEQMKYELANTIYNDEIPRYMLTPVFHKVGELDEILCDVGVIQDGHDPILISFFTATGDHTYSSNFIASESAKLYNALRRK; encoded by the coding sequence ATGATAAAAAAAGTTACGTTACTATTTACATTATTGACTCTCGTTACTGCTCAAGCTTTGGCAGCTTCTCCCCTTGAGCGAGAAATAAAAAATGATTTGCAAAAGTTTGATGGCCGAGTTGGCGTCTTTGCTCAAAATTTGAAAACTGGACGGACGATTGAATTTAACAAGGACGATATATTTCCCTCGGCTTCAACCAGCAAATTAGTGGTTGCCTTAGCGACCTATAAATATTTGTATCCTCAGGCCGATTCAGCCAAGGCCAGTCAATATGATCAGCAAATTCAGCTGATGATGACGGTTAGTGACAACAATTCATTTGATGAATTGTTAAATGAGATGGACACTGACCACAAGGATGTTTTGAGTCAGACTGTCAAGAATCTTGAGCTTCGCAAAACCCAAATTCATAATGAAGATGCTTTTAAGAAATATCAATACCATAGTGTAACAACACCCTACGAAATGGGGAAAGTATTTGAGAAGATCTATAACGACAAGTACCTGAATAAGGGCAAAAGTGAGCAGATGAAATACGAGTTGGCGAATACGATTTATAATGACGAAATCCCCCGCTACATGTTGACTCCAGTATTTCATAAAGTAGGTGAGCTGGATGAGATACTTTGCGATGTAGGGGTAATCCAGGATGGTCATGATCCGATCCTGATCAGCTTTTTTACGGCGACTGGGGATCATACCTATTCCAGCAATTTTATTGCTAGCGAATCAGCAAAGCTTTATAACGCCCTGAGGAGAAAATAG
- a CDS encoding DUF2625 domain-containing protein, giving the protein MKPLDELINNQDSAWPLIQNWLSKARNKVEVLPVNKEQAETVLCDLQVTTRSSLGTVAYHTGGILFDNGWLRFLGSGHNLLPRNLSTWNQFDTQRKARKLDGGLLIADDVVGGFFALNRGLFEGKIGDVFYLAPDTLEWEWLEMGYSEFLYWACTGKLEQFYETFRWNRWEEGVKKTNGNHGIQIYPHIWTRGEEVINPARSIVPIEELWNLNMMYREKFGCCSY; this is encoded by the coding sequence ATGAAACCGCTTGATGAATTGATTAATAATCAAGATTCTGCATGGCCTCTTATACAAAACTGGCTTTCAAAAGCAAGGAATAAGGTGGAAGTTCTTCCGGTGAATAAAGAGCAAGCTGAAACAGTTCTATGCGATTTGCAGGTTACGACTCGCTCCTCATTAGGTACAGTCGCTTATCATACAGGTGGGATATTATTTGATAATGGTTGGTTGCGTTTCTTGGGCTCAGGGCATAACTTGCTGCCTAGAAACTTATCAACATGGAATCAATTTGATACCCAAAGAAAAGCAAGAAAATTAGATGGCGGTTTGCTCATTGCAGACGATGTAGTAGGCGGATTCTTTGCTTTAAATCGTGGATTATTTGAAGGGAAAATAGGAGATGTATTTTATCTTGCTCCCGATACACTGGAATGGGAGTGGCTAGAAATGGGATATTCTGAGTTTTTGTATTGGGCTTGCACAGGAAAGTTAGAACAGTTTTATGAGACCTTTCGATGGAATCGTTGGGAAGAAGGAGTCAAAAAAACCAATGGCAATCATGGAATACAAATATATCCTCATATATGGACGAGAGGCGAAGAGGTAATTAACCCAGCGAGGTCAATCGTACCGATAGAAGAACTTTGGAACTTAAATATGATGTATCGGGAAAAGTTCGGTTGCTGTTCCTATTAA
- a CDS encoding DHA2 family efflux MFS transporter permease subunit: MTTVWPRKWIVLAVVTLVSFITNVDATIVIIGLPSMVEGLHITMVTGLWIITSYIITSTIFLLPAGRWADMVGTKPIFILGLGIFTIATVLCGIANSGTSLIIFRFIQGAGAALALATATPIIVRTFPPHQLGLAVGINSTSWVIGSIAGPVVGGALISQYGWPAIFFVTVPFGVIGMIAAWFVLEGTSAPVKSKTDWMGMATFGIGLVALLIALSEGQAWGWGSAATLGLFLTTLVAWIAFVITELRVTHPMFNFSLLSNIHYSAGLGITLNYCIGYFGITFLLTLYLQGALHLSPLQSGMLLIPLSAPQLIMGPLGGVLADRFGPVRMMMIGIIFLSGGLFLLGNLGVQLSMAAVVVPLIIISISNGIAWPSLAKTVLSAAPREHSGSASGMFYTIYYVGSALSQTLALAAVEFSVAPDIISQALMGGLEAQDQNIKTSLVHSIDNSFLFFILFFALALLLILLLRRTRSEIVEI; the protein is encoded by the coding sequence ATGACAACTGTATGGCCACGAAAGTGGATTGTTTTGGCCGTTGTGACGTTAGTTTCATTTATTACTAACGTGGATGCCACGATCGTTATTATCGGATTACCAAGTATGGTAGAAGGATTGCATATTACGATGGTAACAGGACTATGGATTATTACGTCCTATATTATTACTAGCACTATATTTTTACTCCCCGCAGGAAGGTGGGCCGATATGGTAGGAACGAAACCTATTTTCATTTTGGGACTTGGGATTTTCACAATTGCTACAGTGCTATGTGGCATCGCCAACTCAGGAACTTCGCTAATAATTTTTAGATTTATTCAAGGAGCTGGCGCTGCCTTGGCTCTAGCAACAGCGACACCCATCATTGTGCGGACATTTCCGCCTCATCAACTTGGCTTGGCAGTGGGAATCAACTCTACTTCCTGGGTCATTGGATCCATCGCAGGTCCAGTGGTTGGTGGAGCACTAATCAGCCAATATGGATGGCCAGCTATATTTTTCGTAACCGTGCCCTTTGGGGTGATTGGCATGATCGCTGCTTGGTTCGTTCTCGAAGGCACAAGTGCTCCTGTAAAGTCAAAGACGGACTGGATGGGTATGGCGACTTTCGGTATTGGATTGGTCGCACTATTAATCGCCCTTTCCGAGGGACAGGCATGGGGCTGGGGTTCGGCAGCAACTCTTGGCTTGTTTCTAACAACGTTGGTGGCTTGGATTGCCTTTGTCATCACTGAACTACGGGTAACGCATCCAATGTTCAATTTTAGCCTATTATCCAATATACATTACTCAGCGGGATTGGGGATTACGCTAAATTATTGCATTGGCTACTTTGGTATCACTTTTCTTTTAACCCTTTATCTTCAGGGAGCACTACATCTAAGTCCTCTACAGTCAGGAATGCTGCTGATCCCGTTATCAGCGCCACAGCTTATTATGGGTCCCTTAGGCGGTGTACTTGCCGATCGTTTTGGCCCAGTGCGCATGATGATGATCGGCATTATCTTTCTCTCAGGTGGTTTATTTCTCTTGGGGAACCTAGGAGTGCAATTGTCCATGGCTGCAGTAGTGGTACCACTAATTATTATTTCCATTTCCAATGGAATTGCTTGGCCATCCCTGGCAAAGACCGTCCTTTCGGCTGCACCAAGAGAACACTCCGGATCCGCTTCAGGGATGTTTTACACCATCTATTATGTGGGTAGTGCGTTGAGCCAAACCTTGGCGTTGGCGGCAGTGGAATTCAGTGTGGCCCCAGACATCATTTCTCAGGCATTGATGGGAGGTTTGGAGGCGCAGGATCAAAATATAAAAACTAGTTTGGTTCATTCTATCGATAATAGTTTCTTATTTTTCATCCTCTTTTTCGCTCTCGCACTGCTACTTATCTTATTACTACGTCGTACACGTAGCGAAATAGTAGAAATCTAG
- a CDS encoding HAD-IA family hydrolase yields the protein MIKYVIFDFNGTLVDSLHVVIEVYNRLAGEYKSNQIEQKDIAYLKGLSIMERAKFLDLKLYKLPLLAIDIYKLYKHSIKDLILFAGVKELLEELNASGLQLAIVSTNAEQNIRECLERNQIGFISEIICSNNMFGKNEDIKRFMKKHDLKDSEVIYVGDEARDIIAGKKSGVKVIWVSWGFDHIDNAKKEDPNYIVNKPDEILSICQSI from the coding sequence ATGATAAAGTACGTAATATTTGACTTTAATGGTACTTTGGTTGATTCACTGCATGTTGTTATCGAAGTGTATAATCGGCTTGCTGGGGAGTATAAGTCAAATCAGATAGAGCAAAAGGATATTGCCTATCTAAAAGGATTATCGATTATGGAGAGAGCTAAGTTTCTTGATTTAAAATTATATAAACTCCCACTTCTAGCCATCGATATTTACAAACTATATAAACACTCCATAAAGGATCTTATTTTGTTTGCTGGAGTTAAGGAACTATTGGAAGAATTAAACGCCAGTGGTTTGCAACTGGCAATTGTATCAACAAATGCGGAGCAAAATATAAGAGAATGTCTTGAGCGTAACCAGATTGGCTTTATTAGTGAAATTATTTGTTCAAACAATATGTTTGGCAAGAATGAAGATATTAAAAGATTTATGAAAAAACACGACCTGAAAGATTCCGAAGTGATTTATGTAGGGGACGAAGCAAGAGACATTATTGCGGGCAAAAAAAGTGGTGTCAAGGTAATCTGGGTAAGTTGGGGATTTGATCATATTGATAATGCGAAAAAGGAAGATCCAAACTATATCGTGAATAAACCAGATGAAATTTTAAGTATTTGCCAGTCGATTTAA
- a CDS encoding YddF family protein, with translation MVNEQPIAILNGAIITADGEYSCRTISLEECKKLIQCAPKIISAVGHKATAEVISDLLETEVALNRIDFHQEAGQQALVFKLNTRPPEGIILTRDEIEEFGYQFQLLSRLS, from the coding sequence ATGGTAAATGAGCAACCCATCGCTATCCTGAACGGTGCAATCATTACAGCAGATGGAGAATATTCCTGTCGCACAATCAGCCTAGAAGAATGCAAAAAACTGATTCAGTGCGCACCAAAAATTATTTCTGCCGTAGGGCACAAAGCAACAGCAGAAGTAATAAGTGACCTTCTGGAAACAGAAGTGGCTTTAAATCGAATTGACTTCCATCAAGAAGCGGGGCAACAGGCACTGGTGTTCAAGCTCAACACTCGGCCCCCAGAGGGTATCATCCTCACTCGTGATGAAATTGAGGAATTTGGATACCAATTTCAGTTACTATCCAGGCTTTCCTAG
- a CDS encoding DUF3578 domain-containing protein, with amino-acid sequence MIQDVSKEKIIEVLQFFDTTLRNTKEWVNWDEHANHKYAISYEGVLYPVKEIVSRATGTPKNKFYGGYEANSYLERREFSIVKLHDKLSQEEPDSIQQALEIILANYGEAKRETLNYLSPVCIAIEQVKKGIQQSDMLKKYPNIEVEWSVGKGTWANIPWLAMLDKNKTSMKKGIYFVILFCKDMSGFYCTYNQGITNPVAQLGKKEGHLFLAKNAEILREELDSLKERGYSLDSDIDLKSDSGIGSNYNISTIAHKFYAAGSVPEDSDILKDIDVVLHAYQSQPAMNTENNIKEPIEIIEELKQCEYNTILYGPPGTGKTYSVIDRCLEIMDSTQYELLIDNPSKRNEAMAEFKRLVNNGRVAFCTFHQSYGYEEFVEGLRSGANGGFIPTPGIFRQICDSAVASTTELVTGYNFDENKIDFCKMSLGNTLDGEEDIYEYCLDNNVIALGWGSDIDYKGCSDKQLVEQRYKAKYNNNNETFNITAIDRFKNQFKIGDMVFISHGNHNLKAIARITGEYFYDPNTSIGYNHFRSVEWLYISKDAMIPVKQILKDKVFSQQTIYMHNKVDINFENLRSYISDIKEQLPKKFILIIDEINRGNISKIFGELITLIEPDKRLGARNEITVTLPYSGDTFGVPQNLYILGTMNTADRSIALLDTALRRRFCFKELLTDYSLLSDDIDGIDVRQMLRTLNERIEFLYDRDHMIGHAYFIGAKTIYDLIEVMKYKVIPLLQEYFYEDWEKIELIFDGAAIEEDDSYFLVKEELNSDKIFGKAFGREEQKKVRFRVIENPSVKAFQRIYGDVSNG; translated from the coding sequence ATGATTCAAGATGTTAGCAAAGAGAAAATTATTGAAGTATTACAATTTTTTGATACTACATTGAGGAATACAAAAGAGTGGGTAAATTGGGATGAACATGCAAATCACAAATATGCGATTTCTTATGAGGGAGTCCTATATCCAGTAAAGGAGATTGTATCAAGAGCCACAGGGACACCCAAAAATAAATTTTATGGTGGCTACGAAGCAAATTCTTATCTAGAAAGGCGAGAGTTCTCGATTGTAAAATTACATGATAAGCTTAGTCAAGAGGAGCCAGATTCTATTCAACAAGCGCTGGAAATTATTTTAGCTAACTACGGGGAAGCCAAAAGAGAAACATTAAATTATTTGAGTCCAGTTTGCATTGCTATTGAGCAAGTGAAAAAGGGAATACAACAAAGTGATATGTTGAAAAAGTATCCAAATATAGAAGTTGAATGGTCGGTTGGCAAGGGTACTTGGGCCAATATTCCTTGGTTAGCAATGTTGGATAAAAATAAGACATCGATGAAAAAAGGGATTTATTTTGTCATCTTATTCTGCAAAGATATGAGTGGCTTTTACTGTACCTATAATCAAGGTATTACAAATCCTGTAGCGCAATTGGGTAAAAAAGAAGGACATTTATTTCTTGCTAAAAATGCAGAAATACTTCGTGAAGAGCTTGACTCATTAAAAGAGAGAGGTTATTCATTAGATAGTGACATTGATTTAAAGTCGGATTCTGGTATTGGCTCCAACTATAATATATCTACCATTGCCCATAAATTTTATGCAGCTGGTAGTGTACCTGAGGATTCAGATATATTAAAAGACATTGATGTGGTATTACATGCATATCAATCTCAACCAGCAATGAATACAGAAAATAATATAAAAGAGCCGATAGAAATTATAGAAGAGTTAAAACAATGCGAATATAACACCATCCTTTACGGTCCTCCAGGAACAGGAAAAACATATAGTGTTATTGATCGATGTTTAGAGATTATGGATAGTACCCAATATGAGCTTTTGATTGATAATCCTAGTAAGAGAAATGAAGCTATGGCAGAGTTTAAACGATTAGTAAACAATGGCAGAGTTGCTTTTTGCACTTTTCACCAATCTTACGGATATGAGGAGTTTGTGGAAGGATTACGTAGTGGTGCAAATGGGGGATTTATACCAACCCCAGGAATCTTTCGCCAAATTTGTGATTCGGCGGTGGCAAGTACAACCGAGCTGGTTACTGGTTATAATTTTGATGAGAATAAAATAGATTTTTGCAAAATGTCATTAGGTAATACATTAGATGGTGAAGAAGATATATATGAATATTGTTTGGATAACAATGTGATTGCGCTAGGCTGGGGTAGTGATATTGATTATAAGGGTTGCTCTGATAAACAATTAGTTGAACAACGGTATAAAGCAAAATATAACAATAATAATGAAACTTTTAATATTACTGCTATTGATCGATTTAAGAATCAGTTTAAGATAGGCGATATGGTGTTTATATCTCATGGAAACCATAATTTGAAAGCTATCGCAAGAATAACGGGCGAATATTTCTATGATCCCAATACTAGTATAGGGTACAACCATTTTCGATCGGTCGAGTGGCTATATATAAGTAAGGATGCCATGATTCCTGTGAAGCAAATTTTGAAAGATAAGGTTTTTTCACAACAGACCATTTATATGCACAACAAGGTAGATATAAACTTCGAAAATTTGAGAAGTTATATTTCAGATATAAAAGAGCAACTACCGAAAAAATTTATCCTGATAATTGATGAAATTAACCGGGGTAATATATCAAAAATTTTTGGTGAACTGATTACATTGATTGAGCCGGACAAGCGCTTGGGAGCAAGGAATGAAATTACGGTGACATTACCATATTCAGGGGATACCTTCGGTGTTCCGCAGAATCTTTATATTTTAGGTACGATGAACACAGCAGATCGTTCCATAGCATTGCTTGATACCGCCTTACGTCGTCGCTTTTGCTTTAAGGAGCTTTTGACGGATTATTCATTGCTATCGGATGACATTGACGGCATAGATGTAAGGCAAATGCTACGAACACTCAATGAGAGAATTGAATTTTTATATGATCGGGATCATATGATCGGTCATGCTTACTTTATTGGTGCTAAGACCATATATGACCTTATCGAAGTAATGAAATACAAGGTCATTCCATTACTACAAGAGTATTTTTATGAAGACTGGGAAAAGATTGAACTAATTTTTGATGGGGCAGCAATAGAAGAAGATGATAGCTATTTTTTAGTTAAAGAAGAGTTAAATTCGGATAAGATCTTTGGTAAGGCATTTGGTAGGGAAGAACAGAAGAAAGTTCGTTTCCGTGTAATAGAAAATCCTTCAGTAAAAGCATTTCAACGAATTTATGGAGATGTATCAAATGGCTAA